One region of Arcobacter sp. CECT 8983 genomic DNA includes:
- a CDS encoding sulfite exporter TauE/SafE family protein, with product METDFLIAFTLVILISSFIHGSIGFGFGLISTPVVALFTDIQTTITYIIIPTMIVNLVSILSEGKFFEALRKFWLIILLMVIGSVFGTFILVYYNSEYFKLILAFIIFFYLFQSLVKFRASFISDYPKSSTYGLGLVGGVVSGLTNVVAPLTIMYTLELKYSKKDTIQLSNLCFLFTKVGQVATFVYFGEFTSQAVQLSFASIFIIAIGLYFGIKIKKKIDAKFYAKILKVLLFIIAWMLVFQTVLV from the coding sequence ATGGAAACAGATTTTCTTATAGCATTTACGCTAGTTATACTTATCTCTTCTTTTATACATGGAAGTATAGGTTTTGGTTTTGGTCTTATCTCAACTCCTGTAGTTGCACTTTTTACAGATATTCAAACAACAATCACATATATAATAATCCCAACAATGATAGTAAATCTTGTTAGCATACTAAGTGAAGGTAAATTTTTTGAAGCCTTACGAAAATTTTGGCTTATAATTTTACTTATGGTTATAGGTAGTGTATTTGGAACATTTATCTTGGTTTATTACAACTCTGAGTATTTTAAACTTATACTTGCATTTATAATATTCTTTTATCTTTTTCAGTCTTTGGTTAAATTTAGAGCTAGTTTTATATCTGATTATCCAAAATCTTCAACCTATGGATTAGGACTAGTAGGTGGAGTTGTCTCAGGTCTTACAAATGTAGTTGCTCCTCTTACAATCATGTACACCTTAGAACTAAAGTATTCAAAGAAAGATACAATCCAGCTTTCGAATTTATGTTTTCTTTTTACAAAAGTAGGTCAAGTTGCTACTTTTGTTTATTTTGGAGAGTTTACTTCTCAAGCAGTTCAATTATCTTTTGCTAGTATTTTTATCATTGCTATTGGTCTTTATTTTGGTATAAAAATAAAGAAAAAAATAGATGCAAAATTCTATGCAAAGATATTAAAAGTCTTATTGTTTATTATTGCATGGATGTTAGTTTTTCAAACAGTTTTAGTATAA
- a CDS encoding LysR family transcriptional regulator translates to MDSNLLKVFIAVANTKSISQAAKELEFTQSNVTLRIKQLEKNVGYSLFHRTNRGVILTNEGEKLFPYAIDIIKKVEEAQVYMRNIDYQEVLKIGATQTFTTSSLMPFLEKLNNDFKQMNLEFTVDSSLNLIDKLLDYKLDIAFVNGNPNHKDIEILNIFEEKMVLVEPLDKEPQKTCFVFKKSCANCIALEGYIKNTRDEDYKTVELENFELILGCIKAGFGLGLLSPKIIEKFGYTNKVKTTDIENHLDTHLICRKDYLPIIHKYLRDVSL, encoded by the coding sequence ATGGATTCAAATTTATTAAAAGTTTTTATAGCAGTTGCAAATACAAAATCTATTTCTCAAGCAGCAAAAGAGTTAGAGTTTACTCAATCAAACGTAACTTTACGAATAAAACAATTAGAAAAAAATGTAGGATATTCTCTTTTTCATAGAACAAACCGAGGTGTTATTCTTACAAATGAGGGAGAAAAGCTTTTCCCTTATGCTATTGATATTATAAAAAAAGTAGAAGAAGCCCAAGTTTATATGCGAAATATTGATTATCAAGAAGTTCTTAAAATAGGTGCAACTCAAACATTCACTACAAGTAGTTTGATGCCATTTTTAGAAAAACTAAACAATGATTTTAAACAAATGAATTTAGAGTTTACCGTAGATAGTAGTTTAAATTTGATAGATAAACTATTAGACTATAAGCTTGATATAGCTTTTGTAAATGGAAATCCAAATCATAAAGATATAGAGATTTTAAATATTTTTGAAGAGAAGATGGTTTTAGTTGAACCTTTAGACAAAGAGCCTCAAAAGACTTGTTTTGTATTTAAAAAGTCATGTGCAAATTGTATCGCTTTGGAAGGTTATATTAAAAATACTAGAGATGAAGATTATAAAACTGTTGAGTTAGAAAATTTTGAGTTAATCCTTGGTTGTATAAAAGCAGGTTTTGGATTAGGTCTTTTATCTCCTAAGATAATAGAAAAATTTGGCTACACAAACAAAGTAAAAACTACAGATATAGAAAATCATCTTGATACTCACTTGATTTGTAGAAAAGATTATCTTCCAATTATTCATAAATACTTAAGAGATGTAAGTCTTTAA
- a CDS encoding GNAT family N-acetyltransferase codes for MSNIIIRDAVIEDSQTILNFITELAIYEKAEHEVKTDVEQIKKSIFGENSTVKAFICEEDDVAIGFAVYFYNYSTWLGKNGIYLEDLYVSKDKRGSGAGKAILKHLVKKAYDEGCGRVEWSCLDWNTPSREFYESIGAKSQDEWIGYRLEGDSIVNFINS; via the coding sequence ATGTCAAATATTATAATTAGAGATGCAGTTATTGAAGATTCTCAAACAATCTTAAATTTTATTACAGAGCTTGCAATTTATGAAAAAGCTGAGCATGAAGTAAAAACTGATGTTGAACAAATTAAAAAATCTATTTTTGGTGAAAACTCAACTGTTAAAGCTTTTATTTGTGAAGAAGATGACGTTGCAATTGGTTTTGCAGTATATTTTTACAACTACTCAACTTGGCTTGGAAAAAATGGTATATATTTAGAAGACTTATATGTTAGTAAAGATAAAAGAGGTAGTGGTGCTGGAAAAGCTATCTTAAAACATCTTGTTAAAAAAGCATATGATGAAGGTTGTGGAAGAGTAGAGTGGTCTTGTTTAGATTGGAATACTCCTTCAAGAGAGTTTTATGAGTCTATTGGTGCAAAGAGTCAAGATGAGTGGATAGGTTATAGATTAGAAGGTGACTCAATAGTTAATTTTATAAATAGCTAA